Genomic window (Enterobacteriaceae bacterium 4M9):
GGTGAGCGGCGTGGAGGTGACGGTTAAACGCGTCCCGGAAACCATGCCCGCAGAGGTGTTTGAGAAAGCCGGAGGCAAGAAGCAGGACACCCCCACGGCGACACCAGCGGAACTGGCAGATTATGATGCCATCATCTTCGGTACACCTACTCGTTTTGGCAACATGGCCGGGCAGATGCGTACTTTCCTGGACCAGACCGGTGGGCTGTGGGCCTCCGGTGCGCTCTATGGCAAGCTGGCGAGCGTTTTCAGTTCCACCGGCACCGGCGGCGGCCAGGAGCACACTATCTCCTCCACCTGGACCACCCTTGCCCACCACGGCATGATAATCGTGCCTATCGGCTACGGCGCTAAAGAGTTGTTTGACGTTTCCCACGTGCGCGGTGGTACGCCTTACGGCGCAACAACCATTGCCGGTGGCGACGGTTCGCGCCAGCCGAGTGAAGAGGAGCTGGCCATTGCACGCTACCAGGGCGAATACGTCGCCGGGCTGGCAGTAAAATTTAAAGGCTAAAATTTACAGGAGAATAATGATGCCAAATCAACAGTCAAAGGCACATCGCGTCGGTGAGTGGGCGTCTTTACGCAATACGTCGCCGGAAATTGCCGAGGCCATTTTTGAAGTGGCTAATTATGACGAAAAAGAAGCCGAACGAATCTGGGAAGATGGCAGCGATGACGTACTCGAACGCGCCTTTCAGAAAACCGATAAAGATGAACTGTTCTGGGGCGAGCAGACCATAGAGCGTAAAAACGTCTGACGCACCCGGCGTCCCCGGCTTACCGGGGACGCCACTTGCGCTTAACGTACCGCGTCGCGCATCACCTGTTCAAACTTATCCATCGGGCAGAAGCCGTTCGCATCGGTCGGGCAACCCGCTAACTCCAGCGTCACACGCTGCGGCGGGGTTTGCAGCGACAGCACATCGGCATTACGCAGCTGCTCGCTGCTCTGATAAAGATATTCCACCTTCATCAACTCACGGTTACCTTTAGTATCGTGCCAGCGCTCAAACATAATTTTGCCGCCGATAGGCGTGCGCTCGTTCTGGTTATGTAATGTGTAGGGCTTAAAGTCCAGCGCGGTAAGCAGTGACGCAATGTTGGAATCATGCCCCACCAGCAACGTTACCTTCGGTCCTTTCATCCCCTGTTCCACCAGCGCATTATTGATGTATTTCACCAGCGGAGCCGCCACGTTGCGCGCCACTTCTGGCGAGGTGAACAGCGTGTCCTGATAGCCGTTTTTCAGCTTTGACAGCAACTGCCACTGCTTATCACTTTTGATTTCACCCCAGGCAACCTGGTCAAGCGGGAAGCCTTCGTAATACTGAAGCGTGAACGCATCCACCAGCGAGTTCCCCACCTTCAGCGGTCCCTTTACGCCCGGCTCTTCGTTCAGGTTAGCGCTAAAGGTGTCTTTAGCGCTGGTCAGGTCGCATTGCGGCTTGTCTTTACATACCGGTGCCTGTTGGTAGTCCGCCACTTCTTCGAGCAGTTTATAGCTCTCATCAAGCTGCTCGCTCTGACGCTGTTTTTCCATTGCCTGTACGGCCGCCTGACTGAACGCCGCATCACCATTGGTAATAGAAGGGTTAAACGTGGGGTCCATTGTCCCCATCTTTTCCTGATGGTGTACCGGAATGTCACAGCCCGGGAATGCGCCGTTAATGAAGAACTGCGCGGTTGCCACCGTGCGTTGCAAACTGTTGGCGTAGGCATAAACGGCGTCTGGCGTCGGGCACTCTCCTACCTTCACCAGCCCCTGCTGTGCCAGCCACTCGCGCATGTAACGTCCCATGTAAACTTCCAGCACGCCGCCTTTGGTGGTGAGCTGCCCGCCGGGTACTTCCCACTGCGGCCAGCTACGCGGTGTGGCCTGCTCAAGCACGCTACCGTTGTTGGCAAGCGGGGCGCGCAGGTTGTGGCGGCTCATTAACAGAACCTGCTGGAGCGCATAGCCTTCTGGCGCATCCTGCGCCTGCTCTGCGGCGAACAGCGTTGGGCTTAACAACGCAGCGGATATCAGCGTGGCGACTTGCAATATCTTCATCTCTCGGTCTCCTTAACCGGCTTTTTCAGGCAAGGAAGTGTGCCAGAAATAGCGCAAAGCGCTTTTGCTGTATCTCGCAAAAACGGGAATTAACCTACTGAAGAGACGACGATTGTGGCAGGAAAACGGGCCGTGATGGCCCGTTG
Coding sequences:
- the wrbA gene encoding NAD(P)H:quinone oxidoreductase, which gives rise to MAKVLVLYYSMYGHIETMAQAIAEGAKKVSGVEVTVKRVPETMPAEVFEKAGGKKQDTPTATPAELADYDAIIFGTPTRFGNMAGQMRTFLDQTGGLWASGALYGKLASVFSSTGTGGGQEHTISSTWTTLAHHGMIIVPIGYGAKELFDVSHVRGGTPYGATTIAGGDGSRQPSEEELAIARYQGEYVAGLAVKFKG
- the agp gene encoding bifunctional glucose-1-phosphatase/inositol phosphatase, with the protein product MKILQVATLISAALLSPTLFAAEQAQDAPEGYALQQVLLMSRHNLRAPLANNGSVLEQATPRSWPQWEVPGGQLTTKGGVLEVYMGRYMREWLAQQGLVKVGECPTPDAVYAYANSLQRTVATAQFFINGAFPGCDIPVHHQEKMGTMDPTFNPSITNGDAAFSQAAVQAMEKQRQSEQLDESYKLLEEVADYQQAPVCKDKPQCDLTSAKDTFSANLNEEPGVKGPLKVGNSLVDAFTLQYYEGFPLDQVAWGEIKSDKQWQLLSKLKNGYQDTLFTSPEVARNVAAPLVKYINNALVEQGMKGPKVTLLVGHDSNIASLLTALDFKPYTLHNQNERTPIGGKIMFERWHDTKGNRELMKVEYLYQSSEQLRNADVLSLQTPPQRVTLELAGCPTDANGFCPMDKFEQVMRDAVR